A window of Bacillus sp. 2205SS5-2 genomic DNA:
GGAGAAGTACTAGGAGAGAACAACGTCAAAGTGCTTGAAAAGATGCCGATTTCATTCGAATGTCATTGTTCCAAAGAACGTTTTTCCGCTGCGCTCATAAGTTTAGGCAAGCAGGAAATTCAAGAAATTATTGATGAGGAAGAACAGGCAGAGGCCCATTGTCACTTCTGCAATAACAAATATCACTTTTCCAAAGAAGAGTTAGAGCAATTAAGAGAAGAAGCAAATTAATGATAGTGGGGATAAAAGAAATGGATAAAAAGATCGTAGCCAGTATTGTCTTTTTACTCATCACTAATGCGATTACGCTATTTTTTCTTTTGAAACCAGAAGAGAACCGAAGTACAAATGATGTCCAGGATTTAGCTGTTACAGGAGAGGTTATCGCGGGAGTGGGAGAAGAAACTATTTCCCGGGAAGAATGGCTGCATGCTCTTGAAATCCGTTATGGACGTGAAGTGCTTGAAGAACTCGTAGATAAAACGGTCATAGAGGAAGCAGGTAAAAAATTTGGGGTATCAGTGAGTGAAAAGGAAGTTGATCAGGAACTTGCGTTTATTCAATCCATTTACAACTCTTACGATGAAGAGTGGAATGAAAATGACCAAGTCCTTAGAGAACAAATTTATTCCGATTTGCTTCTTCAAAAATTGGCCACAAAAGATGTTGAAATTCAAGAAGAAGAGCTAAAGCGGTACTATGAGCAAAACGAACATTTATATGTGCTGCCTTCTTCATATTTATTATCCATGATATTTGTTCCTACAAAAAAAGAGGCTGAGCAAACACAACAAGAGTTAAATGGTGGTTCGAGTTTTGAAGCTCTAGCGATAGAACGATCTACGGACCCATACAGTGCTCAACAAGGTGGTAGCTTAGGGTATGTCATTGAAAATAATACAGTTTACCCTACCTCCTTTTGGGATCAGGTTCAAAAGCTTTCTGAAGGAGAGTGGAGCGATCCATTTTCCATGCGGGATGGATACGCAATTGTATTGCTTCATGAAAAGAACGAAGGGAAAGAATATTCTTTTAAGGAAGTGAAAGAGCAAATTCATCGTCAAATTGCGTTAGAGCAACAAGAGATCTCGGTCTCGCCAAAATCATTTTATGAAGAATTTAACGTAGAATCATTTTACGAAACAGAAGAGCAATAGAAAAGGCAAGCTTTTAAAGCTTGCCTTTTCTATATTCTAGATCGAAGGATCAACAGCGAACTATTTTTTATGGCTAAGTACCTAACTGTTGATATAGAAGGCTGTTTTCGCAAAATTTGTGGCTTATCGTATCAGTTGACCATCTATGATATATCTTTGTTTGTGGCATCATTTCGTCTGTTTTTGATGGAGATCAACAGTGAAATGGAGGATTTAGTCAAAAATCAGATGAATGCCCACAATTATACGAAAAGAGGTAAATAGAAAGACTTCAGATTATTATTTCTAAATTTTTTAAGAAATGAACTTGTTTTCACATTAATCAACTTCAGAATACCTATATTTCGCCATGATATGATTAGTTAATGACATTATGAAATTGACTCACATAGTTACTCATTTAAAACAACAATTAAGACGAAAACAGCCTCTTTCAAAGGAAGTAAGGATTAAATGTGCAGATTCTAAGTGAAAGAGGGCTATGAAAGATGGAAAATACATATAATTTAGAAAACAAGACGAAACATTTGACAGCGAGAGAAGGATTTCGTAACGTTAGTATTAAACCGATTAAAATACTTGGGATTAGGAGTGAATGTGATGGTAAGGGTAGCGAATTCTATTGCAGACCTTGTAGGTCAAACGCCAATTGTGAAATTGAATCGCATGACGGAAGACGATTGTGCTGATGTATACTTGAAGTTAGAATATATGAACCCAGGAAGCTCCGTCAAAGACCGTATTGCTCTTGCAATGATTGAAGAAGCAGAAAAAGAAGGGAAGCTTCATTCTGGAGACGTCATTATAGAACCAACGAGTGGTAATACAGGGATTGGGCTAGCGATGATCGCTGCAGCGAAAGGTTATAAGACCTTATTAGTTATGCCGGATACCATGAGTTCAGAGCGTCGTAATCTCTTGCGTGCATATGGGGCTGAACTTGTTCTCACACCAGGAGCAGAAGGAATGGGTGGGGCCATTCGAAAAGCAAAAGAGATTGCGGAGGAAAAAGGTTATTTTATGCCTCAACAATTTCAAAACGAAGCTAATCCAGAAGTGCATCGTTTAACAACCGGGAAAGAAATTATAGAACAGATGAGCGATGGACTAGATGCTTTTGTTTCAGGTATTGGAACAGGAGGCACCATAACGGGTGCGGGCCAAGTGCTAAAGGAACGTTTTAAAGACATAAAAATTTATGCTGTTGAACCAGAAGATTCTCCAATACTTTCAGGGGGGAAACCTGGACCTCATAAAATTCAAGGAATCGGTGCAGGCTTTGTACCAGATATACTAGATACTCAAGTATATGACGAAATCATAAAAGTGAAAAATGAAGATGCTTTTGAGTTTGCAAGAAGAGCTGCGAAAGAAGAGGGAATACTAGGAGGGATTTCCTCGGGAGCTGCTATTTATGCAGCTTTACAGGTGGCGAAAGAGTTGGGGAAAGATAAGAGGGTACTCGCAGTTATCCCTAGTAATGGAGAGCGATATTTGAGTACTCCCCTTTATCAATTTGATGAATAGAAGATAAAAGAGAAAGGTAGTCCATCATAGGGCTGCTTTTTTATTATGAGGAATGTGATAAACTCTCAATGAAAAGTGAGATTTGATGAATACTCTTATTAACTCTCAAGAAATTGGGATGGGGGTGAGTAGATTAGGAAACCAGCTTTAATATCCATTAGCTACAGTGTTTCTGGATTGGTCCGAGCTTTTCCCACTTTAGAGTTAATGAGGGGGCGAATGTTTTCAATGAAAGGATTACGGTCTTGCTGTATGATGGAATCATATATACTGAGGAGAGTGACGGCTTATGGCACAAACACAGCTTTTATTTCAAACCATCCATATGACAAAAGAAGAATTTTTTTCTGCTTATAAAGCGAAAAGTGTAGATAAACCTAATCACATCCTCCTAGAAAGTGGAAGGGGAGGGCGATACAGCATTGCTGGATTGAATCCCTTCGCTATCATAAGAGGAGAATTAAACGGTATTTTCGTTGAGGACGAGCAGGGTGAATATTTTATCAAAGGAGATCCATTATTCGCTCTACAAGAGTGGATGGATCCGTTTAAACTTCCACCAGTAAAAGATTTACCTGAGTTTCAAGGCGGAGCTATAGGTTATATCAGCTATGATTATGCCCGTGCTATTGAGAAGCTTCCAAGTTATGCAAAAGAGGATTTGCAGATGCCTATTCTCCATTTTTTACTTTATGACGAGTGGGTCGTATTTGAACATGAATCTAATACGTTATTTGTCATGAAGAGGGGAAGGGAAGGAGAATCAAATTCTCTTTTAGATGAGGAAGTGAAAAGTTGGATGCATCCGACTTTGCCAAGAGTGGAAACGTCTGTTTCTACCGCTTCATCCGATGAACTAGTAGTATCAATGGGGGAAGACAGATTTAAAGAAGCTGTAGAATCCATTCGGACTTATATAAGTGAAGGTGATGTTTTTCAAGTGAATTTGTCTGTTCGTCAATCAAAGCCTTTAGAAACAACGCCTTTTTCTATCTATGAAGAGTTGCGTGCATTAAACCCTTCGCCATATATGGCTTACATGGCAACTGAAGATTTTCAAATTGTATCAGCTTCACCAGAACTCTTGGTGAAAAAAGCTGGTATGGATGTGAGCACACGTCCGATTGCTGGAACACGTTCAAGGGGACGGAATGAAGAAGAAGACGAGGAATTGGCCAATGAACTCATTCGAAATGAAAAAGAACGAGCAGAGCACGTCATGCTCGTTGACCTAGAGCGAAATGATT
This region includes:
- a CDS encoding peptidyl-prolyl cis-trans isomerase; protein product: MDKKIVASIVFLLITNAITLFFLLKPEENRSTNDVQDLAVTGEVIAGVGEETISREEWLHALEIRYGREVLEELVDKTVIEEAGKKFGVSVSEKEVDQELAFIQSIYNSYDEEWNENDQVLREQIYSDLLLQKLATKDVEIQEEELKRYYEQNEHLYVLPSSYLLSMIFVPTKKEAEQTQQELNGGSSFEALAIERSTDPYSAQQGGSLGYVIENNTVYPTSFWDQVQKLSEGEWSDPFSMRDGYAIVLLHEKNEGKEYSFKEVKEQIHRQIALEQQEISVSPKSFYEEFNVESFYETEEQ
- a CDS encoding anthranilate synthase component I family protein, producing the protein MAQTQLLFQTIHMTKEEFFSAYKAKSVDKPNHILLESGRGGRYSIAGLNPFAIIRGELNGIFVEDEQGEYFIKGDPLFALQEWMDPFKLPPVKDLPEFQGGAIGYISYDYARAIEKLPSYAKEDLQMPILHFLLYDEWVVFEHESNTLFVMKRGREGESNSLLDEEVKSWMHPTLPRVETSVSTASSDELVVSMGEDRFKEAVESIRTYISEGDVFQVNLSVRQSKPLETTPFSIYEELRALNPSPYMAYMATEDFQIVSASPELLVKKAGMDVSTRPIAGTRSRGRNEEEDEELANELIRNEKERAEHVMLVDLERNDLGRVCQYGSVEVDEFMVIEKYSHVMHIVSNVRGKLSENKSEVELIRAMFPGGTITGAPKIRTMEIIEELEPVRRGIYTGSIGWLGFNGDLELNIVIRTLLAKDGHAYIQSGAGVVIDSNPAHEYKEALKKAKALWKAKDAAERKEEGKVDSNDR
- the cysK gene encoding cysteine synthase A gives rise to the protein MVRVANSIADLVGQTPIVKLNRMTEDDCADVYLKLEYMNPGSSVKDRIALAMIEEAEKEGKLHSGDVIIEPTSGNTGIGLAMIAAAKGYKTLLVMPDTMSSERRNLLRAYGAELVLTPGAEGMGGAIRKAKEIAEEKGYFMPQQFQNEANPEVHRLTTGKEIIEQMSDGLDAFVSGIGTGGTITGAGQVLKERFKDIKIYAVEPEDSPILSGGKPGPHKIQGIGAGFVPDILDTQVYDEIIKVKNEDAFEFARRAAKEEGILGGISSGAAIYAALQVAKELGKDKRVLAVIPSNGERYLSTPLYQFDE